One window from the genome of Pandoraea fibrosis encodes:
- the glcE gene encoding glycolate oxidase subunit GlcE, translating into MSQVLHTPVHDAAPQTAAQALAAIRERVLAATEHGTPLDIQGGNTKRWYGQTPEGEPLDMGTYRGIVSYDPAELVITARAGTPLAEIEAALAERAQILPFEPPHFGPGATLGGCIAAGLAGPRRPHVGAPRDFVLGAVVMNGQAQVLHFGGQVMKNVAGYDVSRVLAGSLGTLGVLLELSIKVLPCPVAEATLRFELPQAQAIDQLNRWGGQPLPLMGSAWHNGLLSVRLGGAAAAIDAARAAMGGESVDAIEAHGFWQALREQTHPFFAAAPVAGDGQPLWRLSVPPTTPPLAHGDEHLIEWGGAQRWWITSRSAAEVRAIAAAVGGHATLFRHGDKSAGVFTPQSAALDAIGKRLQQAFDPSRIFNRHRLYR; encoded by the coding sequence ATGTCGCAAGTCCTCCACACTCCGGTGCACGACGCCGCTCCACAAACGGCAGCACAAGCCCTCGCCGCCATTCGCGAGCGCGTGCTCGCCGCGACCGAGCACGGCACGCCGCTCGACATTCAAGGCGGCAACACCAAGCGTTGGTACGGTCAGACGCCTGAAGGCGAGCCACTCGACATGGGCACGTATCGCGGCATCGTCTCGTACGATCCTGCCGAACTCGTGATCACCGCTCGCGCGGGTACGCCGCTTGCCGAGATCGAGGCGGCACTGGCCGAACGCGCGCAGATCCTGCCGTTCGAGCCACCGCACTTTGGCCCAGGCGCCACGCTCGGCGGCTGTATCGCTGCCGGTCTTGCCGGTCCGCGCCGCCCGCATGTCGGCGCGCCGCGCGATTTCGTACTCGGCGCCGTTGTGATGAACGGGCAAGCTCAGGTGCTGCATTTCGGCGGACAGGTGATGAAGAACGTTGCGGGTTACGACGTTTCACGCGTGCTCGCCGGCTCGCTCGGCACGCTGGGCGTGCTGCTCGAACTCTCGATCAAGGTGTTGCCGTGCCCCGTGGCCGAAGCCACCCTGCGCTTCGAACTGCCCCAGGCACAGGCCATCGATCAACTCAACCGATGGGGCGGACAACCGCTGCCGCTCATGGGCTCGGCCTGGCACAACGGCTTGCTCAGCGTGCGCCTTGGCGGCGCCGCAGCGGCCATCGACGCCGCACGCGCCGCCATGGGCGGCGAATCCGTCGATGCCATCGAAGCGCATGGCTTCTGGCAGGCCCTGCGCGAGCAGACGCATCCGTTTTTCGCGGCTGCGCCCGTCGCGGGAGACGGCCAGCCGTTGTGGCGTCTGTCGGTACCGCCGACCACGCCGCCGCTCGCGCACGGCGACGAACATCTGATCGAATGGGGCGGTGCGCAGCGCTGGTGGATCACCTCGCGCAGCGCCGCCGAAGTCCGCGCGATTGCCGCAGCAGTGGGCGGGCATGCTACGCTGTTTCGCCACGGCGATAAGTCGGCCGGCGTATTTACCCCGCAATCGGCCGCGCTGGACGCGATCGGCAAGCGTCTTCAGCAAGCTTTCGATCCGAGCCGCATCTTCAACCGCCATCGGCTGTACCGCTAA
- a CDS encoding FAD-linked oxidase C-terminal domain-containing protein has product MASHASPHSPTSPPLLSPQPPVSAKASSPLSAPASPGNEPVFETLDDGTRAARLSALRDAVPDVQWLTDREQITPYECDGLAAYRKLPLAVVLPADEDQVCRILRACHAHGVPVVPRGAGTGLSGGAMPITDGIVLSLARFKRILDVDAYARTATVQPGVRNLAVSEAAAPFGLYYAPDPSSQIACTIGGNVSENSGGVHCLKYGLTVHNVLRVRAVTMDGEIVEFGSHALDVPGLDLLSVFIGSEGMFCVVTEITVKLVPKPQVQQVIMASFDDVEAGGNAVAAIIAAGIIPAGLEMMDKPATQAVEEFVHAGYDLNAAAILLCESDGTPEEVAEEIARVSAVLRASGATRIQVSTSEAERLRFWSGRKNAFPAAGRISPDYYCMDGTIPRRTIGTLLKRIEAMETQYGLRCINVFHAGDGNMHPLILFNGNDLDEWHRAEAFGSDILEACVELGGTVTGEHGVGIEKINSMCVQFSPEERDAFFAVKRAFDPAGLLNADKAIPTRARCAEYGRMHVRGGLLPHPDLPRF; this is encoded by the coding sequence ATGGCATCGCATGCGTCGCCCCACTCGCCAACTTCGCCCCCGCTGCTGAGCCCTCAGCCGCCGGTATCCGCGAAGGCATCCTCGCCGCTGTCGGCACCGGCATCCCCCGGCAATGAGCCCGTCTTCGAGACGCTCGACGATGGCACCCGCGCCGCCCGCCTCTCGGCGTTGCGAGACGCCGTGCCCGACGTGCAGTGGCTCACCGACCGCGAGCAGATCACGCCCTATGAATGCGACGGTCTGGCCGCTTATCGCAAGCTGCCGCTCGCTGTCGTACTGCCGGCCGATGAAGATCAGGTCTGCCGCATTTTGCGGGCGTGTCACGCGCATGGCGTCCCGGTCGTGCCGCGCGGTGCGGGCACCGGCCTGTCCGGCGGCGCCATGCCGATCACCGACGGCATCGTGCTCTCGCTCGCCAGATTCAAGCGCATTCTCGACGTCGACGCCTACGCCCGCACAGCCACGGTGCAGCCCGGCGTACGCAATCTCGCCGTCTCCGAAGCGGCTGCGCCTTTCGGCCTCTACTACGCGCCGGACCCCTCGTCGCAGATCGCCTGCACCATTGGCGGCAACGTCTCGGAGAATTCCGGCGGCGTGCATTGTCTGAAGTACGGTCTGACGGTGCACAACGTGCTTCGGGTACGCGCGGTGACGATGGACGGTGAGATCGTGGAATTCGGCTCGCACGCGCTCGACGTCCCCGGTCTCGATCTGCTGTCCGTGTTCATCGGCAGCGAAGGCATGTTCTGCGTCGTCACGGAAATCACCGTCAAGCTGGTGCCGAAGCCGCAAGTTCAGCAAGTCATCATGGCAAGCTTCGACGACGTGGAGGCGGGCGGCAACGCCGTGGCCGCGATCATTGCGGCAGGCATCATTCCGGCAGGTCTGGAGATGATGGACAAGCCGGCCACGCAGGCGGTGGAAGAGTTCGTCCATGCGGGCTACGACCTTAACGCGGCCGCGATCCTGCTGTGCGAATCCGACGGCACCCCCGAAGAAGTCGCGGAAGAAATCGCGCGCGTGTCGGCGGTGCTGCGCGCGTCGGGCGCCACCCGCATTCAGGTGTCCACTTCCGAGGCGGAACGACTGCGCTTCTGGTCGGGACGCAAGAATGCGTTCCCCGCTGCCGGCCGCATTTCGCCGGATTACTACTGCATGGACGGCACGATCCCGCGCCGAACCATCGGCACGCTGCTCAAGCGTATCGAAGCGATGGAAACGCAATACGGCCTGCGCTGCATCAACGTCTTTCACGCTGGCGACGGCAACATGCATCCCCTGATTCTGTTCAATGGCAACGATCTCGACGAATGGCACCGCGCCGAAGCCTTCGGCAGCGACATTCTCGAGGCCTGCGTGGAACTGGGCGGCACGGTGACGGGCGAGCATGGTGTCGGCATCGAGAAGATCAACTCCATGTGCGTGCAGTTCTCGCCGGAAGAACGCGACGCGTTTTTCGCCGTGAAGCGCGCCTTCGATCCCGCCGGTTTGCTCAACGCGGACAAGGCCATTCCCACCCGTGCGCGCTGCGCCGAGTACGGTCGCATGCATGTGCGCGGCGGCTTGCTGCCCCATCCCGATCTGCCGAGGTTCTGA
- a CDS encoding FadR/GntR family transcriptional regulator, translating to MSSLPASESPGAVASFAPVTPPPRLRLSDMVYEQLETMVVEGRLAPGSALPSERDLAQQMGVSRPSLREALLRLESRGLIVGRAGGGYLVANASQPLLAEPLSQLMSRHSKTVDDVLEMREVLEAKAVELAAERATPEDIARLAQALEALEAAFAAGRDGLDGEGEARGQSLLTRVPELDAHFHLALAEATHNLVLVHLMHAIFELLRGSVVDNYRAIVGHGADLAELIDQHRRIFTAVASHDVGSAQRSLREHLSFIRNNAGDVEAV from the coding sequence ATGTCATCCCTACCTGCCAGCGAATCCCCGGGCGCTGTTGCGAGTTTCGCACCGGTGACGCCGCCGCCGCGGCTGCGCCTGTCCGACATGGTGTACGAGCAACTGGAGACGATGGTCGTCGAAGGCCGGCTCGCGCCGGGCTCGGCGCTACCGTCCGAGCGCGATCTCGCGCAGCAGATGGGCGTGTCTCGTCCCTCGCTTCGCGAGGCGCTACTGCGGCTGGAGTCGCGTGGCCTGATCGTGGGGCGCGCCGGCGGCGGCTATCTGGTGGCGAATGCCAGCCAGCCGTTGCTCGCCGAGCCGTTGTCGCAATTGATGTCGCGGCACAGCAAGACGGTCGACGACGTTCTCGAAATGCGCGAAGTGCTCGAGGCCAAGGCCGTGGAACTGGCTGCCGAGCGTGCGACGCCCGAAGACATTGCCCGGCTCGCGCAGGCACTTGAAGCCCTTGAGGCTGCTTTTGCTGCCGGGCGAGACGGCCTGGACGGGGAGGGGGAGGCCCGCGGGCAGTCGCTGTTGACCCGGGTGCCCGAACTTGACGCCCACTTCCATCTCGCCCTGGCCGAAGCCACACACAACCTGGTGCTGGTGCATCTGATGCACGCAATCTTCGAATTGCTGCGCGGGTCGGTCGTCGACAACTACCGGGCGATCGTCGGTCATGGCGCCGATCTGGCCGAGTTGATCGATCAGCACCGTCGCATCTTCACCGCCGTGGCGTCGCACGATGTCGGTAGTGCCCAACGTTCGCTGCGCGAACATCTGTCCTTCATCCGCAACAACGCCGGCGACGTCGAGGCAGTCTGA
- the oxlT gene encoding oxalate/formate MFS antiporter, whose translation MQAAAQPEEKTSFLGGRWSQLVIGIICMGLVANLQYSWTLFVEPMQAKHHWGIAAIQVAFSIFIVVETWLVPIEGWLVDRFGPRPVVAGGAICVALSWIMYSYAETLAVLYTAAVIAGIGAGCVYGTCVGNALKWFPDKRGLAAGLTAAGFGAGAAITVIPIANMIRESGYEAAFFNFGIVQGVAIFILALLLVKPRAPKGVSVSRRNLATKVDYTSGQMIRTPVFWVIYVCFVAVAAGGLMATAQIGPIAKDYGIASMPMTLFGATLPLLTMTLSIDNLCNGFTRPLCGFVSDKIGRENAMFIIFLGEGVAMLGLMHFGQNPYMFVFFAAMTFLCWGEIFSIFPALCADTFGSKNAASNAGTLYTAKGTAALLVPLASVLAIGGHWDRVFIAAAIISITAAVAAKFLLAPMRRRWIESVNNNEVQASAKPSVAMSAPASE comes from the coding sequence ATGCAAGCAGCTGCGCAACCGGAGGAGAAGACCTCTTTTCTGGGAGGGCGCTGGTCACAACTGGTGATCGGCATCATATGTATGGGCCTGGTGGCCAATCTGCAGTATTCGTGGACGTTGTTCGTCGAGCCGATGCAGGCGAAGCACCATTGGGGCATCGCGGCCATTCAGGTGGCGTTCTCGATCTTCATCGTGGTGGAAACATGGCTGGTGCCGATCGAAGGCTGGCTGGTCGATCGCTTCGGGCCCCGGCCGGTGGTGGCGGGTGGCGCAATCTGCGTGGCGCTGTCGTGGATCATGTACTCGTATGCCGAGACGCTGGCAGTGCTGTACACGGCGGCGGTCATTGCGGGTATCGGTGCCGGTTGCGTGTACGGCACCTGCGTGGGTAATGCGCTCAAGTGGTTCCCGGACAAGCGCGGTTTGGCCGCCGGTCTGACGGCGGCAGGTTTTGGCGCCGGTGCGGCGATCACGGTCATTCCGATCGCCAACATGATCCGCGAGTCGGGCTACGAGGCAGCGTTCTTCAACTTCGGCATTGTGCAGGGCGTGGCGATCTTTATTCTCGCGTTGCTGCTGGTCAAGCCACGTGCGCCGAAGGGGGTGAGCGTGTCGCGCCGCAATCTGGCGACGAAGGTGGACTACACCTCGGGCCAGATGATTCGCACGCCGGTGTTCTGGGTGATCTACGTCTGCTTCGTTGCGGTGGCCGCTGGTGGCCTGATGGCAACGGCGCAGATCGGGCCGATCGCGAAGGACTATGGTATTGCGTCGATGCCGATGACGTTGTTCGGTGCCACGCTGCCGCTGCTGACCATGACGCTGTCGATCGACAATCTGTGCAACGGCTTCACGCGTCCGCTGTGTGGCTTCGTCTCGGACAAGATCGGTCGTGAGAACGCCATGTTCATCATCTTCCTTGGGGAGGGGGTGGCGATGCTCGGCCTGATGCACTTCGGTCAGAACCCGTACATGTTCGTGTTCTTCGCCGCGATGACCTTCCTGTGCTGGGGCGAAATCTTCTCGATCTTCCCGGCACTGTGTGCGGACACGTTCGGTAGCAAGAATGCGGCATCCAATGCCGGCACGTTGTACACGGCCAAGGGCACGGCGGCGTTGCTGGTGCCGCTGGCCTCGGTGCTCGCCATCGGTGGTCATTGGGATCGTGTGTTCATCGCGGCGGCGATCATCAGCATCACGGCGGCAGTCGCGGCGAAGTTCCTGCTCGCGCCGATGCGTCGCCGCTGGATCGAGAGCGTGAACAACAACGAAGTGCAAGCGTCGGCAAAGCCCTCGGTTGCGATGAGTGCGCCTGCGAGCGAGTAA
- the fdxA gene encoding ferredoxin FdxA has product MTHVVTESCIKCKFTDCVDVCPVDCFREGPNFLSIDPDECIDCAVCVAECPVNAIYAEEDVPGDQQAFIALNAELSLNWPSITKTKASLDDADQWKDVTEKLHLLER; this is encoded by the coding sequence ATGACGCACGTTGTCACTGAAAGCTGCATCAAATGTAAATTCACCGACTGTGTGGACGTTTGCCCCGTGGACTGCTTCCGCGAGGGCCCGAACTTCCTGTCCATCGACCCGGACGAGTGCATCGATTGCGCTGTCTGTGTGGCCGAATGTCCGGTGAACGCCATTTATGCCGAAGAGGACGTGCCGGGCGACCAACAAGCCTTCATCGCGCTCAACGCCGAGCTCTCGCTTAACTGGCCGAGCATCACGAAGACCAAGGCGTCCCTGGACGATGCGGACCAGTGGAAGGACGTCACCGAGAAGCTGCATCTGCTCGAGCGCTAA
- the pncB gene encoding nicotinate phosphoribosyltransferase, whose protein sequence is MIITSLLDTDLYKFTMMQVVLHHFPAAQVEYRFKCRTEGVDLTPYVEEIRDEIRLLCGLRFTESELRYLGAMRFIKSDFVDFLDLFHLNEKYITVLPSPKGNGEIDITIRGPWLHTILFEIPVLAIVNEVYFRNTQRAPAYQEGRQRLKDKICMLAERVDYRECKIADYGTRRRFSKEWHEEVILTLRDELGEQFAGTSNVYYASKLGLTPLGTMAHEYLQACQALGPRLRDSQIFGFETWAKEYRGDLGIALSDVYGMSAFLRDFDMYFCKLFDGARHDSGDPFAWGERLLEHYAQNRVDAHTKTMIFSDGLDIPKVLQLFERFRDRCKLAFGVGTNLTNDLGYQPLQIVIKMVRCNGQPVAKLSDSPGKNMCDDDAYLAYLRQVFEIAPEPAAGI, encoded by the coding sequence ATGATCATCACGTCGCTGCTCGATACCGATCTCTACAAGTTCACGATGATGCAGGTGGTGCTGCATCATTTTCCCGCCGCACAAGTGGAGTACCGCTTCAAGTGCCGTACCGAAGGTGTCGACCTGACGCCCTATGTCGAAGAAATTCGAGACGAGATCCGGTTGCTGTGCGGCCTGCGCTTCACCGAGTCCGAACTGCGTTATCTCGGTGCGATGCGCTTCATCAAGAGCGATTTCGTCGACTTTCTCGACCTGTTCCATCTGAACGAGAAGTACATCACGGTGCTGCCGTCGCCGAAGGGCAACGGCGAGATCGACATCACGATCCGCGGCCCTTGGCTGCATACGATCCTGTTTGAAATCCCGGTGCTTGCGATCGTCAACGAAGTGTATTTCCGCAATACGCAGCGCGCGCCGGCTTATCAGGAAGGCCGTCAGCGGCTCAAGGACAAGATCTGCATGCTCGCCGAGCGCGTGGACTATCGCGAGTGCAAGATCGCCGACTACGGCACGCGTCGCCGCTTCTCGAAGGAATGGCACGAAGAGGTGATTCTCACGCTGCGCGACGAACTGGGCGAACAGTTCGCGGGCACGAGCAATGTGTATTACGCGTCGAAGCTTGGCCTCACGCCGCTTGGCACGATGGCGCACGAGTACCTCCAGGCATGTCAGGCACTTGGCCCCCGTCTGCGCGACTCGCAGATCTTCGGTTTCGAGACCTGGGCGAAGGAATACCGTGGCGATCTGGGAATTGCCCTCTCCGATGTGTACGGCATGTCCGCATTCCTGCGCGATTTCGACATGTATTTCTGCAAGCTCTTCGACGGCGCGCGCCACGATTCCGGCGATCCGTTCGCGTGGGGCGAGCGCTTGTTGGAGCACTACGCGCAAAACCGTGTCGATGCGCATACCAAGACGATGATTTTCTCGGATGGCCTCGATATCCCGAAGGTCCTCCAGCTTTTCGAGCGCTTTCGCGATCGCTGCAAACTGGCGTTCGGCGTGGGCACGAACCTCACGAACGATCTTGGCTATCAACCGCTGCAGATCGTCATCAAGATGGTGCGCTGTAACGGCCAGCCAGTTGCCAAGCTGTCGGATTCGCCGGGCAAGAACATGTGCGACGACGACGCGTATCTGGCCTATCTGCGTCAGGTTTTCGAGATTGCACCGGAACCGGCCGCCGGCATCTGA
- a CDS encoding LutC/YkgG family protein — translation MDTSDARNRIFARIRNAQHRPDVARANEQAAAEDYLARHPQGPRPAMSADLIATFIGKAEALSSTIARVPDMRDVPAAAATYLQANGLTMQAVAWPTLRELDWTRAGCDVAFRKPHGDDMVGITGCFCAIAETGALMMMSGPETFASATLLPETHIAIVPASRIVAGHEDGFALMRSERGQLSRATNFIAGPSRTADIEQTLVLGAHGPYRVHLIIVDGA, via the coding sequence ATGGATACCTCCGACGCCCGCAATCGCATCTTTGCCCGTATTCGTAACGCACAGCATCGTCCCGATGTGGCGCGTGCGAATGAGCAGGCGGCGGCTGAGGACTATCTGGCGCGGCATCCGCAAGGGCCGCGTCCGGCAATGTCCGCCGATCTCATTGCGACGTTCATCGGCAAGGCCGAAGCGCTCTCGAGCACGATCGCGCGCGTGCCGGACATGCGCGATGTACCGGCGGCTGCCGCGACCTATTTGCAGGCTAACGGCCTCACCATGCAGGCGGTGGCTTGGCCGACGTTACGCGAGCTTGACTGGACTCGGGCCGGCTGCGACGTGGCCTTTCGCAAGCCGCACGGCGACGATATGGTGGGCATTACCGGCTGCTTCTGTGCCATTGCAGAGACCGGCGCGCTGATGATGATGTCCGGGCCGGAGACTTTCGCTTCGGCGACATTGTTGCCCGAGACGCATATCGCCATCGTGCCGGCTTCACGTATCGTCGCTGGCCATGAAGATGGCTTCGCCCTCATGCGTAGCGAGCGCGGCCAACTCTCTCGCGCGACCAATTTCATTGCCGGACCCTCGCGTACCGCCGATATCGAACAAACGCTGGTGCTGGGCGCGCATGGCCCCTACCGCGTTCACCTCATCATCGTCGACGGCGCCTGA
- a CDS encoding sodium:proton antiporter: MLKGIWGALVAAGLALASPAAFAAGPDGAQLIAWWGLPFAGLLLSIALGPLLAPAFWHHHFGKIAAFWGAAFLVPFALVFGVGAAWYGAVHAVVAEYIPFVVLLTALFTTAGGICVHGNLRGGPWLNTGLLLLGTVLASIMGTTGAAMLLIRPLIRANDNRKHNVHIVVFFIFLVANAGGSLTPLGDPPLFLGFLQGVDFFWTTAHIWPETLFICGVLLVLFFLIDSYYFRQKGERQIEELDPTPHAAPLRLEGKRNFVLLAAAVGLVLMSGVWKPGVTFDVFGTPVELQNIARDVGLIVVTLMSLAITPRTAREGNDFNWEPMKEVAKLFAGIFLTIIPVVAILRSGEAGALGWVIRLVTGPGGVPDDVMYFWATGLLSSFLDNAPTYLVFFNTAGGDAATLMTAGATTLAAISAGAVFMGANTYIGNAPNFMVKAIAEQRGVRMPSFFGYMLWSGAILLPLFVVTTLIFF, from the coding sequence ATGCTTAAGGGGATTTGGGGAGCCTTGGTTGCGGCGGGGCTGGCATTGGCGAGTCCTGCGGCGTTTGCTGCCGGACCGGACGGCGCACAACTCATCGCCTGGTGGGGCTTGCCATTCGCAGGGCTGTTGCTCTCGATCGCGCTCGGGCCGTTGCTCGCGCCGGCGTTCTGGCATCACCACTTCGGCAAGATCGCGGCATTCTGGGGCGCAGCGTTTCTGGTGCCCTTCGCGCTCGTGTTCGGCGTGGGGGCGGCCTGGTATGGCGCGGTGCATGCCGTTGTCGCGGAATATATTCCTTTCGTCGTGTTGCTCACGGCGTTGTTCACGACGGCCGGCGGCATTTGCGTTCACGGCAATCTGCGAGGTGGACCGTGGCTCAATACGGGCCTGCTGCTGCTGGGCACGGTGCTGGCGAGCATCATGGGAACGACGGGCGCGGCCATGCTGCTGATTCGTCCGCTCATTCGCGCGAACGACAACCGCAAGCACAATGTGCACATCGTGGTGTTCTTCATCTTCCTAGTCGCGAATGCCGGCGGCTCGCTCACGCCGTTGGGCGATCCGCCGCTCTTCCTCGGTTTCCTGCAAGGAGTGGACTTCTTCTGGACGACGGCCCACATCTGGCCTGAGACGCTGTTCATCTGTGGCGTGCTGCTGGTGCTGTTCTTCCTGATCGACAGCTATTACTTCCGCCAGAAGGGCGAGCGTCAGATCGAAGAACTGGATCCGACGCCGCACGCTGCGCCGTTGCGACTCGAAGGAAAGCGCAATTTCGTACTGCTCGCAGCGGCCGTGGGCCTTGTGCTGATGAGCGGCGTCTGGAAGCCGGGCGTCACGTTCGACGTTTTCGGAACGCCAGTCGAACTGCAAAACATCGCGCGCGACGTCGGACTGATCGTGGTGACATTGATGTCGCTGGCGATTACGCCGCGCACGGCACGCGAGGGCAACGACTTCAACTGGGAGCCGATGAAGGAAGTGGCCAAGTTGTTCGCCGGCATCTTCCTGACGATCATTCCGGTAGTGGCCATCCTGCGCTCGGGCGAAGCTGGCGCACTCGGCTGGGTGATCCGTCTGGTGACCGGGCCGGGCGGCGTGCCGGACGACGTCATGTATTTCTGGGCGACGGGGCTGCTCTCGTCATTCCTCGACAATGCGCCGACGTATCTGGTGTTCTTCAACACGGCAGGCGGCGATGCGGCAACGCTGATGACCGCGGGGGCAACCACGCTGGCAGCGATTTCGGCAGGGGCGGTATTCATGGGCGCGAACACCTATATCGGTAATGCGCCGAACTTCATGGTGAAGGCCATCGCAGAGCAGCGCGGCGTTCGCATGCCGAGCTTCTTTGGCTATATGCTGTGGTCGGGCGCGATTCTGCTGCCGCTGTTCGTTGTGACGACCCTGATATTCTTCTGA
- a CDS encoding 2-hydroxyacid dehydrogenase gives MVKPKILVARAIFPDVIERLAQYFDVERNDADTVYSSDELRARLADKAGAITTASERIDASVLAGAPHLRVVANMAVGYNNFDIEAMTAAGVMATNTPDVLNETTADFGWALLMATARRVTESERWLREGHWDKWAYDMFLGADVHGSTLGIIGMGRIGQAIARRAMGFNMRVVYHNRSRLDDATEGACKASYVDKDTLLRTADHIILVLPYSTATHHTIGAAELAVMKPTATLVNLARGGIVDDAALAAALTKGQIAAAGLDVFEGEPKVHPDLLKVSNIVLTPHIASASAATRRGMASLAADNLIAALGFGAAAGKPPCLLNSAARKA, from the coding sequence CTGGTGAAACCGAAGATCCTGGTAGCCCGAGCCATTTTCCCGGACGTGATCGAGCGTCTGGCGCAGTATTTCGATGTGGAGCGCAACGACGCCGACACGGTGTATTCGAGTGACGAATTGCGCGCCCGTCTGGCCGACAAGGCCGGGGCGATCACAACGGCGAGTGAGCGCATCGATGCGTCGGTGCTTGCCGGTGCACCGCATCTGCGGGTGGTGGCGAACATGGCCGTGGGCTACAACAACTTCGATATCGAAGCGATGACCGCCGCAGGCGTCATGGCAACGAACACCCCCGACGTCCTCAACGAGACAACGGCCGACTTTGGCTGGGCCTTGTTGATGGCGACGGCGCGTCGCGTGACCGAGTCGGAGCGCTGGTTGCGGGAGGGGCATTGGGATAAATGGGCCTACGATATGTTCCTCGGGGCCGACGTGCATGGCAGCACGCTGGGCATCATCGGCATGGGGCGAATCGGACAGGCGATTGCACGCCGGGCGATGGGTTTCAACATGCGTGTCGTGTATCACAACCGTTCGCGTCTCGACGATGCGACGGAAGGGGCCTGCAAGGCGAGCTATGTGGACAAGGACACGCTGTTGCGCACGGCGGATCACATCATTCTGGTATTGCCGTACTCGACGGCAACCCATCACACGATCGGCGCCGCGGAGCTGGCCGTCATGAAGCCGACGGCCACGCTGGTCAATCTGGCGCGTGGCGGCATTGTCGACGACGCCGCCCTTGCTGCTGCCCTGACGAAGGGGCAGATCGCAGCGGCGGGTCTCGACGTCTTCGAGGGAGAGCCGAAAGTGCATCCCGATTTGCTGAAGGTGTCGAATATCGTGCTGACGCCGCATATCGCCAGTGCCTCGGCGGCAACGCGTCGTGGCATGGCGAGTCTGGCGGCCGACAATCTGATCGCCGCACTGGGGTTCGGGGCGGCCGCCGGCAAGCCGCCGTGCCTGCTGAATTCTGCGGCACGCAAGGCGTAA